aatatgaaataaaacagagtCAGGCAGCTAAGACTATACAAACAGCATTTTGTGTCCTACAATTGGTCATCCtcctcaacaaaacatttttaaaatgagttaaaaaacaacaaaactcaaATGGATCTTCAAAATGTCTAAAGTTCCTGTGTGTGATGCAGCTGACTGAGTCTGCTGTTGTGAGGTTTAAAAGAGGCATGAAGAAAGAGTCTGGTTTGGGTGAAAGTCTCCTGCATGACGGTTCTTTTCGGGGTCAGTCGTCGTCGTCGTCTCTCTGTCGGATGCTTCTTGATTTGCCgttttgtgtcttgtttttcctGAATGAAGTAGAGCCTCCTTCCTCTCCGAGGGAAGTGATGATGCGCTCCTTGAACTTCGGTTTTGGCTCTGGCGGCACGACTGCTGCTGGAGCGCTGACAGTGTATCCCTCCACCTTGGGAAGCTGTAAGTCCACTTTGGCActggagaggaaaggaaaaaaggaacCGTTAGCTACTAGCACACGTTTGCCAACTGCATACAATTCAGTCAATCTACCATCACTTACTATGGACACTCCTCTTCCTTGATCTTTTCCCAGGCTCCGTAAGGATTGGCAGATTTTGGTCGTCTTTTGATTTGCATCTTCACTGGTGCcacctcctttttctcttcaggTGCAGCAGCTGTTGTACTTTGGACgtcttcctcttttttcacTACCTCTTTTGTCATCTCCTCAGGCTCCGCTTTGGGAGCATCATCGCTCTCTTTAtcttctccctccttttctgACGGCTCGGCttctgctttccttttctgaaaaagggaggaaaagcaTGAGGAGTGGATTTTCTCAAAAGTTGAATTCTTTATCGATTCTCATTCACTGTCCGCTCACCCTAAAGTTGATCTTTGGGTATTTGGCGTGCTCGATGGCTTGTTCAGGGACTTCAGGCTCCTGAGATGCTGGGGCCTCGCTGGAGCTCTGCTCTACCCCCGGGGGCTCCGGCtgactctctccctctttgttGGATGCTTGATTTGAAGTGAATCCTGCTGGTTTCTCCCAGCTGCTCTCTGTGAGGTGAGGGACACCGATGTAATCACCGAAATAAGAAATGGAACTAAATAACATTATGTTAGAGCTTACCCCCAGTTTCTGAGTTGTAGTAATATGGGTAACCCTCAGGACTGACAGTTTCTATCCAAAGACCCCCTGAAGAGCgctaaaggaaaaacacaacattaaaataaatgcgTATCATCAGCAAGCCAAATCAATATACAAAAATGGCAACTTCAAAATATTTACCTCAGGTTTTGCAGAGGCCGAGTTTTCTCCCCGGAAAGCCTCTGGATTTTCCCATCTAGATTCTgcagttaaaagaaaacataaaacccAAATGAAGTTAGAAAAAgtcatttgaacatttaaatatgttggtGTACAGGTGGATGTTTGTGTACCTCCAGTTATTGTGTTGTAAAAGTACGCATTGCCATCCTCTGTCTGTCCTTTAACCCAAACCTGTGCCCTCGGTTGACCTCTGGGCATTTGGTTTGATTTctgtttcttctgctgttttttgGACTGGGGTCCACCATGGGGTCCTCCATGAGGTCCACCATGAGGTCCGCCTTGGGGTCCACCCTGGGATCCCACTTTAGGTCTTGCCTGGGGCCCCACCAGAGATCTTACTTGATTAATGACCTGAGGTGTTTCCTCTTCGGTTGTTGTCTCGACGGGTAAACCTGatcctaaaacaaaaacacatgaatgtaaaatgaaatgtaataaatagcCCGTATGTTgcacattattttaataaaataacaagcaATTACCTGAAGACTCCTTTTCCATCCTCTTCAGATCTTCCTCATAAGCCTTCATCGCAGCCTCCTCCATTTTCAGAAAGTCTTTAGACATGCGTTCCTCCTGCTTCGCCTTGTCAATGCTCTTCTTTTTAATCTGCAGCAGGAGAGATAAAACGAGGTGAGCGGCAGCATCATAGTTACCAATAAGAAGCGAGTATTAGAGTCAGAGCGTGATGTCTGGACTTTATCTCTCCTTCCAGTCCTGAAGATGGTGCCAAGACGTTTTTTCAAGGCTGAGTAGTCTGTTCAATGCCTAGTGGGTCAGCTGATTCTGATTCTACCATGTAATAAATTACTACTCAGCAGCATATTACTCCTAGCAGGTTGAGTGTTACAATATTTCTTCAGAAAAGAGAAACgtttgtttaaaagtaaataccTCAGTGATTTTTGCAgccacattttctttgtgattcTTCCCTCTTTCGTGGAACTCAACActctgcagaggaaaacaaagagagacacatgaGCATAATATATGGGATACTGTCCTCTGCAACATGAACTGCATTTTGTGGAATACTCACAGGCTTATTGTCCGCAATCCAGCACTTGCAGTACTGGCAGAATTTCCTTGGTTGTGATTTCCAGTATTCCGACCTGAAAATGAACCAAACTCATAAGCTAACTGAACATTTGGGAAGTACATTTGTTCTTTAGCTTTGCACAGCTAACGCGGCTAACCGGCTAAGTTTCTGCCCAGGGTTGATTTATAATTGTATACATTctataaaaaaagagacacGTAACTTACAGAACGACACATTTAATGTTTCTCCTTACTTACATTTTATGTCTTAGTGGTTCAAATACGACGAAACAGTTTAAAACGATCCAAACATGACAACCGCTTCCCACATTTCATGAATAACAACACAGTCCGTttctgatgatgtcatcaccaGTTGCCGTAGAGACGAGCCCTCAAgcctatttttttctttaaatgatatTAACAAATTGTACATCTCACAGACTAGGAACTGTGGAAACACTGCGACAAATTAATTAATTCGGGCATTGGTCCGTATGCAGAAGTTGTGTGAAAATGGGAAAACATCAGAGTAAACACTGTGATGTTTGatatataaacagaaaataGCCCGTGTGTCTACATCGCTCCCATATGGTCTAGCGGTTAGGATTCCTGGTTTTCACCCAGGCGGCCCGGGTTCGACTCCCGGTATGGGAACTACCCTTTTTGACAAAGAACATGTACCGATGGTCTTTATAGAATCAGTACCCTTCTTATATTCACCAAATACTGTTATTGATCGAAGCACATTGTTAGATATTAGATGCAAACGTGCTAGATAAGTGCAATGAATGCTTATATTTATTGCACTCTTGTTGCAAGGACTCAACTGGTTGCGTCATCTCTGAGCGCCAGGACGAACTGTGCGTTGCTAACCCGCGACAGCACCTGTCTTTGGGTTATCTTGAGCCGCTTTGCCGGTGTTGATAATCGGTTTCCTCTCTAGTCCGTTGCCAAAGCTCCCGGGCTGCCCATGAACAGCGCCATGGCTGCGTCCTCACACCGGATAATGATGGGGCCGCTGGTGGCTGCCATTGACCAGGGCACGAGCTCCACTCGGTTTTTGGTAAGACGAACCAGGGCGCCAGCTAGCTGTGTTGCATTCAATGTCTGCCTCATAAAGGTGTCAACGGTGTCCTTGGGTGTGTTTTCCACCGTGTACTCTTGCAACCACAGGGACGGTTGTAGTCGGTGTTTGGTGTTGTTTCATGGTGTTAAATGAGCTGTGCTGCTGGATAACGAGCAACAAATTAACCAATGATGCTGCATTCAAGTGACCCCTTTGAGGTGGAATGAAGGctaattacatttcaatcagGTGCTATACtaattacaattttgagatatttgtacTCTAATTTCAGAGAGAACACATTATACCTTTACGAGGATACATTTGTCTGACAGCTTAAAGCATTAGTAACTATAACAATTGAGCTTTTTACACAGAATACACAAgaaaatggggaaaaaatgtgATTCAGGGGCAGATTCATCATTCGAATGTGTCTTTTGGTTAATACAGGTTACCAATTTAGAAATagaagtattattatttaatattcttacacataaacacaacttAAAATGCTGTATTTCCTTCTTGCTGTCTAACTagaagaaacatgtttttgatttacTTATGGGTGTGACTGATAGCTTAAGGCCTTCCTTATCAACACAAGTCGCTTCAATTTCTCAGGGACATGAATCAGAAATCACAAAGCTGCAGATCTTTAAACCTTAGATCAAAATAGGGGGATCTGcattttagtttattgtaaTTCACAATCCCAAATAGTTAATGCCACTTGACATTTGCAGAGATATTTTTGGCTGTGTTTATTGTACCGTGACATGATGACACTGCCTAGGCATAGTTGCaactctgctgctgtgtgcaAAAAGCCTGCATGGTAAAAAAATTCTGCATAGAAGAAAGTATTCGTTATGTTGTGATATAACTGCACcatgcataaatatatatactccTCCTTCAAAGGTGTTTAATGCAAAGACAGCAGAGCTCCTCAGCCATCACCAGGTGGAAATCAAACAGAGCTTCCCAAAAGAAGGGTTAGTGAAAAGATACAAAACAATTCCTAAGAGATGCATTCACATTCAGGAAATGAAATCTTTTTTTACTGTGATCTTTTTCAGATGGGTGGAGGAAGACCCCAAAGAAATCCTGCAGTCAGTTTACGAGTGCATGGAGCGGACGTGTGAAAAGCTCACCCAGCTAAACATAGACATCTCAAACATTAAAGGTACACATGTTACTCCGTGTTCTGATGAGGCCCTTTCATGTATTTAATCTAACACTGTGGAAATGATTTGAATCTGCGCAGCTATTGGAGTGACCAACCAAAGAGAGACCACGCTTGTTTGGGACAAAGAGACGGGGGAGCCCCTCTACAATGCAATAGGTAAAGCTGAATGTAGTTTCCTTTATATGAGCACTAATGTGAGACTTTTAAAGGATAAGCAGACAGAATCGAATGGCTTTTGATGAGATTTTTGGCTGCTATGAAATAATGTTGTCTTCTGCTCAGTTTGGTTGGACCTGCGGACTCAATCAACAGTGGAACGTCTCATCAACAAAACCCCAGGAAGGAATAAGAACCACTTAAAGGTAAGcacttttgcttttgttttccattgacgGGAACAGCAGGTACAGCGCTGAGGTCCACAGCATATACTGTCAGATGGACAATGGGCCTCATTCACCAGTAGCTCTAAACCCCTTTCCCAGTGGACAAAAACCCCACTAACATCTGACTTTTGTCATCAGTACAAATGTTACAATCTACATTCTTCCACGGGACAAATGACTCTGCAGCGGTCACGGTATTTATCGGCTCCAGCCCTGCAGGGATTGAAACGTGACCCACCGTGGACACGCTCGTTCCATGCCCTTTTTCCCCAttgagaatgaaataaaaaatgctggaAGGAAAATCTTAAGAGGAGGAAGCACTGCATTTCAAACTTGAGTACTGTGCTAtcacaaaatgtcctttttcatTCCTTGATATGAATTGAAGCACCATTCTTGCAATTTCAGACCAAATACAGACTGATCCCGTTGTTGGTCGCagcattaaaaatgtctttgtccCCCTGCAGCATAAAACAGGGCTCCCCATCAGCACCTACTTCAGCGCGGTGAAACTGCGCTGGCTGATGGACAACGTGGACGAGGTCCATGATGCCGTGGTGTCACACCGCGCTATGTTCGGCACCGTGGACTCCTGGCTCATCTGGGTCAGTAAAGGTGTGGATGTCATTAATATGTACGGAGTGATGATTGGACGACGGtgaaaaactgtgtgtgttttcgatGGATGTCCAACAGTGTTTGACTGGAGGGAAGTCTGGCGGCGTCCACTGCACAGATGTGACCAACGCCAGCAGAACCATGCTGTTTAACATTCACACTCTGGACTGGGACCCAGAACTCTGCACGTATGGCTCAGAATATCTTTAAATCACAACAATGAATCAATACTTTACAGCTCTATAACACATAACTTGTAAGTAAAGCAGAGTTGTTGTCATTATTCATTGGCTGATGCTCTTTCCTCTGATTTCCGTCAGATATTTTGGTATTCCCATGGAGATCTTGCCCAGAGTGAGGAGTTCTTCAGAAATCTACGGCCTCATGGTAAGGTTACTTAAATATAAAGTCTACTCACAATTACACTTTAATGAGTGTTTTAATTAACAGGCCACTCATAAGATTTCTAGACATGCATAAAGGTTGTCTGAAAAGTTCTTTTTAGGCATTTTTGTGTGCCattgtctctcttctctcactGGTAGAAATTATGTTCTAGCCGGGTAAGTAACACTCGCCATTTTAACCCGTCCTGCTTCTCCGTGGCCAaagcacacacaccttcacacagtGCATTTCCAACATTCAAGGCTAATGATTCACTAGCTTAGGGTCAGGTTTTCACCACTTCGGGGTGACTTTTGACTAACCAGGAACATTTTCTCTTATTCTGCCAATGATTTATGTGGCTTTATAGCATGTAATCCTCATTCTCTTGGTATTCCTGCCTtcatttctgctgcttttaGCTCTTTTATGTCTCCAGATGCAGCAGGCAAGGCTCTAAATATCAAATGTATGCATAAGGGATTATATATTGGATCACTTGTGAGCTAAAAAGAGCGATATCCTTAAGGGATTACagtaaaagtgaatattttggACTGTGTGATTTTTAActtttgcagactatttacatgcacaaaaacacactgcaggaaagggaaatcaaAAAGCATAAGAAGGACTCTTTAACCAAATAGAACGCAGAGAAATTGTAAAGCTATACTTTATTGTGtacaaaaaacaagatgaaccaATTTTTCTCTTGAGTTTGAATCCGGTTAAACCACACACACGTATGAGGGTATACATGTGCGCTGCATTGGAAATGTACTGGAGCCCCCCCCCCTATCATTGCTTCTTGTGGCATGCCATTGGCCGGCCATCTTCCTCTGCGACGTCCCCAAATTTCTTCACTCTTGGGCGCACGCCGATTCTACCGACTCTATCTTTCTGTCTTCATGGAAACAACGAGTAGGAGTGAAGACATTTCAGTGTGATACGGTTATTGATGTTCACCCTCACCGCTGGTTTCCCCGCACCGTTACAGTATGCTGTAAAACAATGtggtagtgtgtgtttgttatttggCTTCAGGCAGTCAAATAATGAGGAGTCCCCTTATTGTCTGCAGTGTTATAGTCAGGGCTGTAGCTCATAGTGATTTATAATTCCTAATAAGCAGCAAATATAttgcaacacattttgaaatgctcttatAACATGAGAGGTTTGAAAACACAGCTCCCGTATTAAACACGTTTTTCTTTTGGCAGAAATCTGGAGCTCTTTCAGGGATCCCCATCTCTGGGGTAGGTTCCTCTCTGTTTTACTTTCCAATTTTGTGCCCATGTGCTCAAAACTGCTTGACGGTATTTGAGGAATTCGCACTGGTTCCTCCTGATGGGTTTatgtgtgatttttaaaaacagtgtttagGGGATCAGTCCGCCGCGCTGGTTGGACAGATGTGCTTTCAGGACGGGCAGGCGAAAAACACGTGAGTAACTTCTGCGTTGAGTTGTGCGGTCACTTTTCCAACAATTTGTCGATTGAATTTCTCCTTTTTGctcttaaatgtttcattagCGTTTGAAATTCTGCTGAAAAGTTTAATTCCTGGTGTGTTTCAGGTATGGAACTGGCTGCTTCCTCCTGCGGAACACTGGAGCTAAGGTACTCTACTTAACACTGACATTTGACCGTTTGCATCCCTTCAAATATCGAactctttctgttgttttgtagCCTGTAATGTCCGAGCACGGCCTTCTGACCACTGTGGCGTACAAACTTGGCCGCGACCAACCTGCATGTTACGCACTGGAGGTACTGAATCttaaatgcacacattttcacGACTTTCATCAAATCATACTTTAACGTTTtactctgtttctttttccaagGGCTCTGTAGCCATTGCAGGCGCTGTGGTTCGTTGGCTGCAGGACAATCTGGGAATCATCAGTTGCTCTGAAGAGCTCGGTATGTGCTGACGAGCAGcaacttaaaaaaagaataacttATGTAGCGTTTGGCTGATTGAAAGCTCATGTTTCTGCAGGATTCCTTCTGTTTTCAAGTTGTATCTTCATGGTCGATTGCTTGAATCTTAAGTGTTgcaatttattttatgatttcaattccatttcctgtttgtgttttcccccGTTGCAGAGAAGTTCGCAGCGTCTGTCGGCACTTCCTACGGCTGTTATTTTGTTCCTGCGTTTTCGGGCCTCTATGCACCCTACTGGGAGCCCAGTGCAAGAGGGTAAGAAGAATACACACCTTAAATCAGTGTCTAAAATCCTTCACACAGCCTTACTCTCTGTTCACTCAATACTCTCTGACAGGATCATCTGCGGGTTAACTCAGTTCACTAATAAGAATCACGTGGCGTTTGCTGCGCTGGAAGCTGTGTGTTTCCAGACACGGGAGGTAAGCACTCTGTCCTGGTGGCATTTTTCAGTAAAGAGCATGGGGGCATTGGAGTCTGGCATGAGCTGCAGAGGCTAGAACACATGTTTGACTGGCTGATTTCTAATAGGAAATGAAGGCATGTTGTATTTTCCACTGATTTATGTTAGAAAGGtgctacatttaaaataacaagttCAACTCGTATATAATTTCTCTTTAAATAGCAAGAATCTCTACGGTAGATTTGTATACGTTTCATTTAGATGTTGGTATTTGTGTGATAACCGTTTTATTGTTAAGATCCTGGACGCCATGAACCAGGACAGCGGTATCCCCCTCACCCAGCTCCAGGTGGACGGAGGGATGACGTCCAACAAGCTGCTGATGCAGCTGCAGGCCGACATCCTCTGCATCCCTGTCGGTAAGATCCTTTTACACCATATTTCTTTAGGCATTCAGGGAGTCAAAAGGGTAATGCAAAGAGGCAACTATTGCGTTGGTGTAAAGAAACTCTGGCAGGGGGTCCGTGGACACGTGTTCCcttacaaaatatgtttttgctaCAAAAAGTAATGTCTTAAAACATGGAGTTCTTTTCTAGCCTGCTTCAAACTGTGATGGGGCACTACTGCCATCTGCTGGCGTAAAGTGGAATAGATGAATAACAAACACAGGAGATGAACAGAAGTATTTTGTTCATGAGTCAATATGCAATACCAATGCACAATATTTGACCTGATTACAAAACTATCCCTTAAATATGTCCATAACGATGCATCAACTTCTGCCAGTAGGTGTTTAGATCCGAGTTTCCTAAGCTAGATAACAAGCATTGCCACATGACTGTCCTTCATGTTGTTGTAAACATGCTACTGATTGTTGTGTGCAGTGAAGCCGTCCATGCCGGAGACCACCGCTCTGGGCGCAGCGATGGCCGCGGGAGCAGCAGAGGGGGTGAGCGTGTGGAGTCTGAACCCGGAGGACCTGAGCGAAGTCACCTCGGAGAAGTTCGAGCCTCAGATCAACCCAGAAGGTACCGACTCATTTCACACTCGGAGAAGCACGTGTCTTCAGGAGCTGCAAAGTAAGAGCTCGTCTGTTTTATCTGCAGAGAGCGAGTTCCGCTACGCTCGATGGAAGAAGGCCGTTCAGAAGTCCATGAACTGGGAGACGACGGAGCCTGTCGGTAACGGAAACGGTGAGCAGGCACCACACTACTGGATATCGTCTCACATGTTTTCTGTCTTATGGCACAAACATTTAGCAAAAGCACCAATGGTCAATCGTACAAGTTATGTTGTTGAGAATAATCCCCATTGCCTATTGAACCAAATTCAGACTCTCAGCAGAAATATTTTCAGAACCATGATGAAATGCTCACCGTCAAAGTGACCAGAATATTATAGGATGTTTACAACAGATATTGAGGGGTAATTTGAGCTATCTATCCTACTTTTTCTCGagttgctggtctactgctgcctcCACCAATCAGTCTGTTGGTGTTACTGTGTGACGTCGATTCTGAACTCACTTTAGACAAATAAACCAATCGTTGCATGGATCCCTTCCCTCCCCTTGTATTAGTTTTAAACACGTTTCGAGGCTCAATGTGCACAACCTTGCTGAACCCACCGGATGATGATAAATCCGTCCCAGACTTGGCCAAAACACTAACCCGCTTGGGACGTACCTCAAAACTAAATCTGGACAAACTGACTTCATCAATCAATCCATTTTTTCTTGCCTCTGTGTGATTTCTCTTCTGGTGACCAAAAGGAGAAGCTAGCATTTTCAGCAGCATCCCACTGGGCTTCTACATCATCGGCAGCATTTTGATGTTAGTCGGTGCGAAACACCTCGCAGGTCAGTGTGTGCGCATGAAGTTAATACAGTTAGGAAATGATTCAAAGACGCATGTAAGACATTTTGTTGTGTTGGTGGTTTAAAAATCCtctttgtgcatttttttccctcaggCAACAACTAGGCTCCTGGAGGCCAAAGAGGAAGTGGAACCAACCCTTCTGTTTCCAAAAAGGGCATCACAGGAAGTCTGCAATAGTTTggaatgactttattatttcCCCCTCCTTGGGTTTTTATCCACAGCACACATGAGATGAATTGAAGCGGGACTGTGCatgcagcttttcttttttcactaCGTTGATGGTCTGAGTTTCTGAAATGATTTCTGTAGAAACTTCACTGCAGATGATTTTGAGTTTGAAAGAGAAACTCACTGTCATGTGCTACTTGTTGTTCTTCTCTGTGTTGCTGCAGAGcactttattattctgattTGTATGTCTTGTGGGAGCTGTGTACTAACAGAgtgtaatttattatttttctatcagTTGGGATTAATACAGGATGTTTGTattgaaaggaaacaaaggtAAGGTGCTCTTTGGGGGAAAGGTGACTTTTtttgtatatactgtaataATTTTAAACAGGAAACATGAATTGTGTAAAAGGCAAACATGCTATGAAAGGCAAAGGCAAATTCTTGTTTTGATGtgttggaaaaatatatatgaacacATAGAAACAAAGAGTGTATATTCGTGTGACTTGCTCCCAAAATCGAACAGGTGGAACACTgagcaaaacaaactgaaatggcTGTTAATAAGTGACTCATTTTGTGGACTACAATGATCTTAAGTGGACTGAAATGTTCCCCAAAAAACATCAAACTGACTTCCACTGCATGCAAAAGATGTGCAAATCTTACATGCAGGACTTCATATGTTCAAAGAATTTATCTC
The Eleginops maclovinus isolate JMC-PN-2008 ecotype Puerto Natales chromosome 24, JC_Emac_rtc_rv5, whole genome shotgun sequence DNA segment above includes these coding regions:
- the gk gene encoding glycerol kinase isoform X1; this encodes MNSAMAASSHRIMMGPLVAAIDQGTSSTRFLVFNAKTAELLSHHQVEIKQSFPKEGWVEEDPKEILQSVYECMERTCEKLTQLNIDISNIKAIGVTNQRETTLVWDKETGEPLYNAIVWLDLRTQSTVERLINKTPGRNKNHLKHKTGLPISTYFSAVKLRWLMDNVDEVHDAVVSHRAMFGTVDSWLIWCLTGGKSGGVHCTDVTNASRTMLFNIHTLDWDPELCTYFGIPMEILPRVRSSSEIYGLMKLCSSRKSGALSGIPISGCLGDQSAALVGQMCFQDGQAKNTYGTGCFLLRNTGAKPVMSEHGLLTTVAYKLGRDQPACYALEGSVAIAGAVVRWLQDNLGIISCSEELEKFAASVGTSYGCYFVPAFSGLYAPYWEPSARGIICGLTQFTNKNHVAFAALEAVCFQTREILDAMNQDSGIPLTQLQVDGGMTSNKLLMQLQADILCIPVVKPSMPETTALGAAMAAGAAEGVSVWSLNPEDLSEVTSEKFEPQINPEGTDSFHTRRSTCLQELQSKSSSVLSAESEFRYARWKKAVQKSMNWETTEPVGNGNGEASIFSSIPLGFYIIGSILMLVGAKHLAGNN
- the gk gene encoding glycerol kinase isoform X3, giving the protein MNSAMAASSHRIMMGPLVAAIDQGTSSTRFLVFNAKTAELLSHHQVEIKQSFPKEGWVEEDPKEILQSVYECMERTCEKLTQLNIDISNIKAIGVTNQRETTLVWDKETGEPLYNAIVWLDLRTQSTVERLINKTPGRNKNHLKHKTGLPISTYFSAVKLRWLMDNVDEVHDAVVSHRAMFGTVDSWLIWCLTGGKSGGVHCTDVTNASRTMLFNIHTLDWDPELCTYFGIPMEILPRVRSSSEIYGLMKSGALSGIPISGCLGDQSAALVGQMCFQDGQAKNTYGTGCFLLRNTGAKPVMSEHGLLTTVAYKLGRDQPACYALEGSVAIAGAVVRWLQDNLGIISCSEELEKFAASVGTSYGCYFVPAFSGLYAPYWEPSARGIICGLTQFTNKNHVAFAALEAVCFQTREILDAMNQDSGIPLTQLQVDGGMTSNKLLMQLQADILCIPVVKPSMPETTALGAAMAAGAAEGVSVWSLNPEDLSEVTSEKFEPQINPEESEFRYARWKKAVQKSMNWETTEPVGNGNGEASIFSSIPLGFYIIGSILMLVGAKHLAGNN
- the gk gene encoding glycerol kinase isoform X2; its protein translation is MNSAMAASSHRIMMGPLVAAIDQGTSSTRFLVFNAKTAELLSHHQVEIKQSFPKEGWVEEDPKEILQSVYECMERTCEKLTQLNIDISNIKAIGVTNQRETTLVWDKETGEPLYNAIVWLDLRTQSTVERLINKTPGRNKNHLKHKTGLPISTYFSAVKLRWLMDNVDEVHDAVVSHRAMFGTVDSWLIWCLTGGKSGGVHCTDVTNASRTMLFNIHTLDWDPELCTYFGIPMEILPRVRSSSEIYGLMKLCSSRKSGALSGIPISGCLGDQSAALVGQMCFQDGQAKNTYGTGCFLLRNTGAKPVMSEHGLLTTVAYKLGRDQPACYALEGSVAIAGAVVRWLQDNLGIISCSEELEKFAASVGTSYGCYFVPAFSGLYAPYWEPSARGIICGLTQFTNKNHVAFAALEAVCFQTREILDAMNQDSGIPLTQLQVDGGMTSNKLLMQLQADILCIPVVKPSMPETTALGAAMAAGAAEGVSVWSLNPEDLSEVTSEKFEPQINPEESEFRYARWKKAVQKSMNWETTEPVGNGNGEASIFSSIPLGFYIIGSILMLVGAKHLAGNN
- the wbp4 gene encoding WW domain-binding protein 4, whose amino-acid sequence is MSEYWKSQPRKFCQYCKCWIADNKPSVEFHERGKNHKENVAAKITEIKKKSIDKAKQEERMSKDFLKMEEAAMKAYEEDLKRMEKESSGSGLPVETTTEEETPQVINQVRSLVGPQARPKVGSQGGPQGGPHGGPHGGPHGGPQSKKQQKKQKSNQMPRGQPRAQVWVKGQTEDGNAYFYNTITGESRWENPEAFRGENSASAKPERSSGGLWIETVSPEGYPYYYNSETGESSWEKPAGFTSNQASNKEGESQPEPPGVEQSSSEAPASQEPEVPEQAIEHAKYPKINFRKRKAEAEPSEKEGEDKESDDAPKAEPEEMTKEVVKKEEDVQSTTAAAPEEKKEVAPVKMQIKRRPKSANPYGAWEKIKEEECPYAKVDLQLPKVEGYTVSAPAAVVPPEPKPKFKERIITSLGEEGGSTSFRKNKTQNGKSRSIRQRDDDDD